CCTTCAGCAATTGATTCGGTCTTAGATGAAAAGCATACAGAACATTCACATGTTGATAGAGTTCCATAGAGATAGGATTTTCGCACAACTCTAAGTAGGCTTCTCTAATTATATCGAGTGATTGTTTTTCTTTCCTGAGAATCTCTTGGAGTGCTGAGTAGTTAAATTTCTTTTTTAGTTGATTTTCGAGTTTATAGATGAGAGCTTCAAGCTGCTCAGTTAAATATGATTGGTTTTCTTGATTGTCTTCTCTTGGTACATCAATTACGTACAGTGGAACTGAATTCACAGAAGAATAAGTTGTGAAGGTCGGAATGTTTCCATCACACAAGACATTTGTTGTTCCAACAAAGACTGGTTTAGGTAAGATCTCAAGCATAGATATACCAATACCTGTCCTATGAAAAGTACACAAATTTCTTGAAATTCCAAATGACTCGGCTTTTTGAATGGCTAAATCTTCCAAAAACATGGAAGCAAACATACCAGAAAGTCCTTCAGCCGAGACACAGTTCAAACCGAAAGCAAACACAATTTCCACCGGGAAAAACATGTTCACCCAGGCTGTCTTATTACCATTCACAGCTCTACAGACGCCGTCCAGTGCAAAATAATCCATCCAGGTCGTGAAATCATTCCTTACAAAGGCGACCATCTTTCTTCTTGAGAGTTCCAAACTAAGTCCTGCTTTCAATAAAAACTTCACAAATATTGGTTTGTTGAAATACTTTCTCAAAACTTTTCCAAACCCGACGCTTTTTTTGCTCATAATGACCTCCGAAAAATTGACAAAAAACAGTATACTATATTTTGTGAACGCTATTGTGTATGGAGGGAAAAATGTGTGTGGAGTCTTTGGAATCATTTACAAAGAGCAAAGAAAAGATCTTGGTGAAATACTCACCGATGCCGCACGAAGATTGATCTATAGAGGTTATGACTCTGTGGGAGTCTCTGCAATTACCAAAGAAGGAGAAATAGAACTTCGCAAAGACGTTGGTATAGTAGATGAGGTAAGTGAAAGGCTGAATTTCAAAGAGTTGAAGGGATTCAAAGGTATAGCTCAGTTGAGATGGGCCACCTTTGGCGTACCTTCTCAAAAAAACGCACAACCTCATTATGATTGTGACAAAGACATGGTAGGAGCTCACAATGGCAATATAGTGAACACCGTTCAGCTTAGAAAGATGTTCATCGAAGAAGGACACACGATAAGGAGCGAGAACGATGGTGAGATAGTCGTCCATGCGATAGAGAAGTTCCATGATCAATACAAAGAAATGAACATAGCGATTCAAAAAGCATCAGAACTACTAAAAGGCGATTTTGCTTGTGTCTTTACGCGCACCGATGACGACAAGATGTACTGTATCAAACGTGGGTCATCATTGTATTTAGGAGTTGGTAAGGATTTTATATGTATTTCATCAGATCTACCTTCGATTATTCCTCTAACAAGGAGAATAGTTCCTTTAAGAGATGGCGAATATGTTGAATTCACATGGAACAACTTCAGCATTCGAAGCATCAAAACAGGAGAATTGATAGAAAGAGAACCACAGATAATGGATATATCGTCTGAAGCAACCTCAAAACTTGGTTATGAACATTATATGTTGAAAGAAATCTATGAACAACCAGAAAGAATTTCCGCACTACTTGAATTTTTAAAATTCGATATGGATCTGACTCGATATGTCAATCTTTTGGTAAGGGCAAGACACATATTCTTAGTGGGAGCCGGTAGTTCATATCACGCAGCACTTGTTGGGAGTTATCTATTCAATAAATTGGCAAAGAAAGTCGCAATACCGTGTGAAGCTGGAAGGTTCATTGAGAATTACGCAGATTCTGTCAAGCAAGAAGACGTTGTCATACTCGTTTCACAAAGTGGCGAGACGAAAGATGTGATCAATGTGCTCAACAATATTGAAGGAAGAACTACTATTTTGTCGATCGTAAATGTTATGGGTTCGACAGTCATGATGAGAAGTCTTTTGAATATACCTTTATGTTGCGAACTCGAGATTTCCGTTCCTGCAACTAAGACCTTTATGAACCAACTCGTGACTTTCTACTATCTTGCTGCTAAGATGAGCTTTGACGATCAATATCTGAGAGACGTGAAAGTACTCCCAGATCTTGTGAAAAAAACTTTGCAAGTGAGCGAGACTCAGATACAGGATTTGATCAATTCAGAAATAGATTTCGCGAGCTCTTATATGCTTGGATATGGCATAACACATGGGATCGCACTTGAGGGCGCCTTGAAGATCAAAGAAGTTTTGTATAATCACGTAGAAGGACTTTTCTCATCGGAGTTCAAACATGGTTCACTATCGTCGGTTTGTGAAAATTATCCAGTATTTTTCATCACGCATAGTTCACAAGCAAGCATGATCATATCTCACATAAACGAGGTGACTTGCCGAAAAGGATCTGCAATAGTTTTGAGTAACAAATCTGAGGAAATTTTTTCAAACGCGACAAGAGTAATTGAATACCCAGATTGTCCTTGGTATCTATCGCCTTTTTTGGCTGTGGTTCCATTACAGCTTCTTGCTTATCATCTTTCGGTCAAAAATGGGAAAAATCCAGATCTTCCAAGGAATTTGTCAAAAACAATAACGGTCGACTGAGGAGGTGAACTATGCCGATTTATCGTTATTACTGTGAAGAATGCAAAAAAGAGTACAAGATGCTCATGAGCATGAAGGATGAAGACCCAAAATGTCCCGAATGTGGAAAGAAAATGGTGAAACAATTGCCAAGGATACAGATAAAGAGCAATACAGGTTCTTCATGTTCATCAGGTAGTTGTTCGGGTTGCAGTGGATGTTCATCTTAATATTTGATAGTTAGGAGTGAAAAAGATGAAGGTGGGTTATAAGGATCTTATTTATAAGTGTCCATACCTGCCAGATTTTTCCACAAGTGCTGAACTTGAACCCACAGAAGGTTTCATAGGCCAAGAGAAGGCAAAAAAGGCTGTCGAAGAGGCTTTGAAAATAAATGAAAAGGGATTCAATGTCTTCGTAGTTGGTATACCTGGAACAGGTAGAAGGAGTTTTGTAACTTCGTTCCTTGAGAAAGAAGCCATGAAAATGCCTGTGCCAAAGGATTGGGTATATGTTTACAATTTTTCAAATCCCTCGGAACCAAAGGCGATCTCGCTTGATCCTGGAAAAGGTTCACAATTCAAATCAGACATGCAAAAATTATCTGAGGAAGTGATCGAATCTATTGAAAAAATATTTGAGAGTGAAGACTATGCAGCTAAGAAATCAGAATTGGAAGACGAATATATGAGCAGAAAAACTCAACTTTGGGAAGAATTGCAACAGAAAGCCAAAGAACTTGGATTTTCAGTTCAACTCACCCCAACTGGTGTCATGAGTGTCCCCATTTATGATGGCAAACCCGTCACGCAGGAGATGTTTGAGTCTCTGCCAGAAGATGTAAAACAAACCTTCAACGAAAATAGTAGGAAGATCAAGCACATCATCGAGGGTACTCTGTACAAGTCGAGAAAACTCGACAGAGAATATAAAGAAAAACTCAAAGAACTGGACAAATATGCCGCTCTTTTTACAATCGGAGCACTCTTTGATGAAATGAGAAAGCAGTACGAATCGAATTACGATGTGGTCCAATACTTAACAGATGTTGAAAATGATATACTGAGCAACTTAAGCGATCTGAGAAGTGAAGAAAGTGAATTGAGGCAGCTTTATAAAAAGAGATATTCAGTGAATTTGATAGTAGATAATTCACACACAGTTGGCGCACCGGTGGTTTATGAAAGAAATCCGACCTATTCCAATTTGGCTGGAAAGGTTGAATATTACAGTAGAGGTGGAATGTTGTTCACGGATTTCACATTTATAAAGGCAGGTGCGTTACATAAGGCAAATGGGGGTTTTTTGATACTCGAGGCAGAAAGTCTGCTCAGAAGCCCGTACGCATGGGAGTACCTCAAAAGGGCGTTACTTTCAGAAGAGATCAGCATTGAGAATCTGGAAAGCGCCCTTGGATTTTCGAATATAGTTTCTCTCAGACCACAACCAATACCATTGAATATTAAAATCTTTCTGATTGCTTCTCCAAGACTTTATTATTTGATGTATACCTACGATGAAGACGTAAGAAAATTGTTCAGAGTAAAAAGCGAGTTCGATTGGGAACTCGATGCCAATGAAGAGAATATAAAGAAATATCTTGGTTTTATATCGTCAACTTGTTGCAGATATCAGCTGTCACATCTGGACAGGAAGGCTGTTGAAAGAGTTCTCTGGTATTCTTCAAGGCTTGCATCAGACAGAAGAAAGCTTTCAGTACGTTTTGGAGAAATAAGTGGTTTAATAAGAGAATCATGCAATATAGCATCTCAGCGTAATGAAAAAGTCGTTCGCGAAGAAGATGTGAAAAAGGCTATAGAGCAAATGGAAGAAAGAGTCAATCTGATGCAGATCAAGTACGATTCTCAAATAAAATCATACGATCTCATGATCGAGACGACTGGGAGAAAGATTGGACAAGTCAACGGATTAACGGTTCTCGATCTTGCAGATCATAGTTTTGGAATACCTGCGAAGATAACAGCTAAAGTTCATCTCGGTAAGCCAGGTATCGTTGATATACAAAGAGAGGCCGATTTGAGTGGTAAGGTTCACAGTAAGGCTGTTTTGACAATAGAAGGCTTTTTTGGTGAACGTTATGCTCAATATGTTCCTCTGTCTATAAGTGCTTCGCTGAGTTTTGAGCAAGTGTACGGCGTAGTTGAGGGAGATAGCGCATCTGTAGCCGAAGTTGTCGCGCTCATAAGTGCCATAGCCAAGATACCGGTCAATCAGGAAATCGCTGTAACTGGCTCTATGAACCAGCATGGAGAAGTGCAGCCAGTTGGTGGTGTCACTGAAAAAGTGGAGGGTTTCCATAGAGCTTGCAAATTGAGAGGTTTAACGGGAAATCAGGGAGTAATTATACCGAAGGCGAATTTAAAGAACCTAATACTAAAAGAAGATGTTCTGAACGATATACAAAAGGGATTGTTCCATATCTGGGCAATTGAATATATAGACGAAGCCATTGAGATCTTAACCGATAAGAAAGCTGGCAAGATGACTCGTTCTGGTACCTATCAACGTGGTTCTGTAAATGATCAAGTTATCAAAGCTTTGAAAAAAGCCAAAGAATTAGCTGAAGGCAAAAATCTTCAAAGAAAAAAGAGGAAAAAGAAATAACATTCAACTTTGTCTTTTCTCAAAATTCATCTCAGCTATGGATTTTTGCAGATACAACGGCTCAAGTTCATGCGGTTGAATAATCATTTTTTCTCTTGCCTTTGTCAGAACCTTCGCGGCAAGAATTTCTCCTTTTATATCTTCAAGTTCATCAGAACAAACAACCCCGAAATCTTCAAAGTAGTGTTTTGCATCACCAGCGATAATGGGATCTCTGAGATTTCTGAGAAATTCCTTTACGGTTTGGATTTCCATAACCGTGGGGCTTAGTATTTGTTCATCTTTTTTGTAACATGCAAGGTACACATAACCTTCTCTTGCTCTTTTGACGATGACTATTTCGCCACGATGATAACAAAAATTACTCGCAATGAGCTCCAATGAAACAACTGGAATAACAAACTTTGAAAGAGAGCAAGCCATACCTTGAATAAACGCTATTCCTATCCTCAAACCAGTTAAACTTCCTGGTCCTACGCCGCATCCGAAATAATCTATGTTTTCAATAGATTTATTCACACAATCAAGAAAACTTTTCACAACAGGTGCGAGTTTACTCGCATGTCTTTCTGTGCCTTTGTAAGTAAGAGTGAAAATATCTTGATCATCAGCGTAGCACATCACCAATTTTTCTGACGAACTATCAAGCGCAAATATCTTCATAACCTTCCTCCAACAAATTTCAACAACTCATCTGGATTCTCACAAGATATGAAAAAGATTGAATCTTTGATATATCTGTCAAAAAGTAGATCATTCACCTGGAGTAGAATCCTGTCTTTTTGTACGAACTTAGCTCCACTCAAAAGCTTTTCTAAGAGTCTGTTGTAACTTTCTTCAACTATCGAATCGGGTAAAGCAACAAAAACTATCTTACCACCACTTTGATAGTACAAAACAAGATTATCGATCTCAAAATCATTCAAAGCCATTGATTCAGGAAAACCACCTTTTTTGGGTAGAGCCAAGAAAAGACAAGGTGTGATTGGAACTTTCTTCAAGTATGTCGAACTATATCTAACTTGAAAACCATTTTCTTTGAGATATTCTTCTACAGATTTCCAGAAATCTTGATATTTGTTTTCATGAGACTGGTCTATTGTTATGAAATTCTCTTTGATCTCTACCAAGGCTGTCTGTGCTTTGTGTCCATTCAGTGTAATTGTTATGTTTTGAACTCCAACAGGTATATCTTTAAACGAAAACCTGAGTTCCTTCTTCGTCCGTGGGTCTGTAGAAACCTGCAAAGTTTGAGACTGATTTGCCACATAAACTTGTAGATCACATTGGGTGGATTCGTAGGAACTGTTTATCAGATCAAAATAAACTTCAACTCCATTTTGCTGTGGATTTGCCCTGAGGTTTACTACGTAGACATCGCCACGTTGAATCCAAATTGGAGCGGTGATGATTTCATCCCAATCTCTCTGAATCACGTACAAGAAATACCATTCATAACCATCTGAAGGTTCACAGGTATACTGCATTTTGAATTCATTTGAATTTATTCTCCAGGTTTTTACATCTCCGCTCTGCGAGACCAATGTTACTTCATAAAAGGGTTCATCGTCTTGCAATTGAATCTCGAAAAGTAATTGAGTTGCATCTTTGAGAATAGATCCCATCCATTGATCATTGCATTTGAAGATCACTTTTGCATCTTTGTCTTCACTGGCATATACTCGTCTATTCTTCAGAGCATCCATGATTGATTCATATGTGAGTGAATCTGCAAGGATGACAGTCCTGGTATCGTTCGCAGAGCCCCAGTTTGGTCGATGATTATCCTGATTGGCTGTGGCTCCCACATGCCAGCCTTTATCAAGTGCCAGTTTATAATTCAAATACATCTCTTTGGTTATTGTTCTGTTAGTGGTATTACCATTACCTACTTCAATGAGATTTATGTATTGATCTGCTTCAAGGTCATAATCAAAATCGTAAAAATTACCATATGTCACACCGGGATGATTGAATTGTGCAAGTGCTTTATTTTGAACAATCCATTTGTAAAGATTCTTCAAATCAGATTCATTTCGATCTGTCCAATTTCTCGTTCCATAGACATTTATATGCCCAACGCCACCCGTCCACTCAAAACCCCACAGTGCTACGAATTCCCCGTCTTTTGTACTTTGTCGTGCTATCGATTCAGTCAAGAGTAATTTGTCCATCCCATTGATAGTCTGTCTGAAGTAATAAGCATGGTCTGTAACACCTTGAACATCGACATAATCTTTGGCATATTCATATGCCTGAGTCGGTGTACCCTGACCATCTGAAAAATTTGTATGTGCGTGGATATTGGCAAAATAAAAGTTGTACGAAAAAACTGCTAAACAACTGAACAAAAAAAGAATTGTGAGTGATTTTCTCATCTTTCCACCTCGTCACTCTAAAACTTTGGCAAGAAACCTACCTGTATGAGAAGATTCTACCATTGCTACTTCTTCTGGTGTTCCACAAGCGACTATGTAACCACCTTCATCTCCACCTTCTGGACCAAGATCGATAACATAATCGGCATTTTTTATGACGTCCAAATTGTGCTCGATAACTATAACGGTGTTTCCTTTATCGACTAATCTGTGAAGTACACCAATCAATTTCCTGACATCTTCAAAATGTAATCCCACTGTGGGTTCATCGAGAATATACAACGTTTTACCTGTGGCGATTTTCTTCAATTCCGAAGCAAGTTTCACCCTTTGAGATTCTCCACCGGAAAGTGTTGTGGCTGGTTGGCCGAGTTTTATATAACCAAGCCCCACCTCTGAGAGTAAACTCAAGGTACGAAAAACATGTGGAACATTCTTGAAGAATTCTAAAGCTTCATCGACAGACATCTCAAGGACTTCGTGTATATTCTTCCCCTTATATCTCACTTGCAGTGTTTCTTCGTTGTATCTCCTACCTTTGCAAACCTCGCATTCAACATATACATCTGGTAGAAATAGCATCTCGATTTTCACAAATCCATGACCTTGACAGGCTTCACATCTTCCACCTTTTAAATTGAAACTGAATCTGCTTTTATCATAACCTCTTGCTTTTGCTTCGGCAGTCATGGCAAAGAGCTCTCTAATATCGTCAAAAACCTTTGTATACGTTGCTGGATTACTTCTTGGCGTTCGTCCTATTGGCGATTGATCTATAGCAATCACTTTGTCAACATTTTCTATGCCCTCGATCTTTTCATGTGCACCGACTGGTAATCTCGTTTTATAAATTTCATTCATTAACACTGGATAGAGCGTGTCAATTATCAGTGACGATTTTCCCGAACCGGAAACACCTGTTACGCACACAAACGTGCCAAGTGGAATCTTCACAGTTATATCCTTCAAGTTGTTGTGTTTCGCACCAACGATTGTGAGTTTCTTGCCGTTTCCTACACGACGTGATCTTGGATAATCTATTTTTTTCAAACCAGCCAAATACTGCCCTGTTAGAGAACCATTAGGGTTATTTATCAGCCTACCTGTTGGTCCCGAATAGACAACTTGGCCACCATTTTCGCCACCCAAAGGTCCAAGATCCACTATGTAATCGGCACTCTTTATAACTTCTTCATCATGCTCAACCACGATAACGGTATTACCCAAATCTCTCAGTTTTTTCAGTGTGTTTATCAGTCTGATATTATCCCTTTGATGCAAGCCAATAGTTGGTTCATCAAGTACATAAGTTACTCCTGTGAGACCGGAACCTATCTGTGTGGCAAGCCTGATCCTCTGCGCCTCGCCACCTGAAAGGGTATTTACAGTCCTTGAAAGTGTCAGATAGCCAAGTCCAACATCCAGCATAAATCTAAAACGCTTTTTAATCTCTTCCACTAATTCTCCCACGATCTTCTGTTCTCTATCGGTGAAGGATGCTTGAAGATTTAAGATGAATTCGTGTGCCTTTTCTATCGTCATTTGTGTAAAATCGATTATGTTCATACCTTTTATTGTGACTGCCAAGGCTTCAGGTTTGAGTTTCTTTCCACCACAAACTGGACATGTCCTTTGTACAATGAATTTTCGCTCGATCCATTCTTTTATCTCTTCTGATTCTGTTTCTCTGTATCTTCGCTCTAAGTTGTTTATAATCCCTTCGAAGTCACCATAACCATATAAAATGGCTTCTTGAATATGTTGTGGTAGTTCGGCAAAAGGTGTATCTGTAGAACCACCAAGGGCATGTACTAAACGTTTTATGTACGAGAGATAATATCCATCGCTGTGATATGGCACAATCGCACCTTGATCGATACTCAATCTTTCATCAATAACCAACTGTGGATCGACTTGAAGATTATAACCAAGCCCATGACAGTTTGGACATGCCCCGTATGGATTGTTGAAGGAAAAGAGCTTTGGATTTATCTCAGGAAGACCTATGTTGCAAACTGGGCACATCATATGCTGACTGAAGGTTAGTTCTTCGTTAGAGTCGATATTTCTTATTTGAACAAAACCAGAACTCTCTCTGAAGGCTATTTCAATATCATCAGCGATCCTGTGTCTTTCATTTTCATTCAATTCAAGTCTATCGATAACCAATTTTATGGTATGCCTCTTATTTTTATCGAGTTCTTCTATTTCTTCCAATCTCACAATCTGGCCATCAACCTCAGCTCTCACAAAACCCTTTGAGAGATAAGCAGAAAACTCTTTTTTGAAGGTACCTTTTTTGTCTGTGATCACAGGAGAGAGTATATACAACCTCGCTGAAGGTTGGAATTTTGTAAACAGATCTTTTACAATCTGATCTACATCCTTTTTTTCTACGTGTCTGCCACACGATGGACAATGTGGTTCTCCTATTTTTGAAAAAAGCACTCTCAGATAATCATAGATTTCAGTAGTTGTACCAACGGTGGAACGTGGATTATGCGAGACACTTTTTTGATCGATTGCAATTGCGGGAGAGAGCCCCTCAATATAATCAACGTCTGGTTTTTTCAATTCCCCGAGAAATTGTCGTGCATAAGTCGATAAAGATTCAAGGTATCTCCTTTGACCTTCGGCATAGATTGTGTCCATCGCAAGAGTTGATTTTCCAGAACCAGACAAGCCAGTAACGACCGTTATCTTGTTTTTTGGGATTTCGACGGAGATATTCTTCAGATTATGTACACGTGCCCCTTTGACTTTTATAGAATCTAACATATTACACCTCACTGAGAAAAAACCCCCCAAAGCTTGGGGGGATATCTTTTGGAGCGGGCGACGGGTTTCGAACCCGCGACCTTCTGCTTGGCAAGCAGACGCTCTACCGCTGAGCTACGCCCGCAATCTGGTGCGAGAGGTGGGACTTGAACCCACACGAACTCATCGTTCACTGGATTCTAAGTCCAGCGCGTCTGCCAGTTCCGCCACTCTCGCTCTGGTGACCCGCCCGGGACTCGAACCCGGGACCCCCTGATTAAAAGTCAGGTGCTCTTCCGGCTGAGCTAGCGGGTCGTCCAGACGACAGTGCATTTTGATGATAGCATACCAATCTGTATTTTTCAAGTACCCAATTAACGACAAAGAGGTTTTAACAATTTCATAAAATCCTCTTCCATCTTTCGCGAGTCAGATAGTAATCTTTCTTTGATGTTCAAAGATTTTCCAGCCAATTTTGTGATAGCCATGATTATATCACTTGGATCTTCATTGGTGTATCCGGCGTAACTCGGTAAATACTTTCTCATGAATCTTGTTGCTTTTGAGTTGTTCACGGCGACAAATGGTACTCCAAAGTACGCTGAAATAAGGCAGCCATGCATTCTCTGCGAGATCACTATTGAAGAAGATGCTATGTCGTTGATTGGATTGGTAGATAATTCAAGTTCAGGATATTCTCTCAACAAGCTCTGGGATATCTTCTGATCTTGTGGGCTGAGTGGTGCCAGAATGAATTTTTCAAACCCCATGTATTTGAGAAAATTCAGTATCTCAGGGAATTTTATTGGTGCTTTTAAACAAAAAGTTGCCTGTAATTTTTTTTGACGATCTTGTGAAATCTTTTCAAGTGTCATTATAGCCAAATCTGTTCCTTCATAAACATTTTTGCTGAATCTTTTAGCATATCTTGCGCTAATACCATCTCTGGCTATGAGAAAAACCTTCTTGCGCGAGAGAATATATCTGAGTACTTTTCTTGAAAACCTTCTCTTGACAGGACCAAG
The DNA window shown above is from Thermotoga profunda AZM34c06 and carries:
- a CDS encoding FmdB family zinc ribbon protein, yielding MPIYRYYCEECKKEYKMLMSMKDEDPKCPECGKKMVKQLPRIQIKSNTGSSCSSGSCSGCSGCSS
- a CDS encoding Lon protease family protein codes for the protein MKVGYKDLIYKCPYLPDFSTSAELEPTEGFIGQEKAKKAVEEALKINEKGFNVFVVGIPGTGRRSFVTSFLEKEAMKMPVPKDWVYVYNFSNPSEPKAISLDPGKGSQFKSDMQKLSEEVIESIEKIFESEDYAAKKSELEDEYMSRKTQLWEELQQKAKELGFSVQLTPTGVMSVPIYDGKPVTQEMFESLPEDVKQTFNENSRKIKHIIEGTLYKSRKLDREYKEKLKELDKYAALFTIGALFDEMRKQYESNYDVVQYLTDVENDILSNLSDLRSEESELRQLYKKRYSVNLIVDNSHTVGAPVVYERNPTYSNLAGKVEYYSRGGMLFTDFTFIKAGALHKANGGFLILEAESLLRSPYAWEYLKRALLSEEISIENLESALGFSNIVSLRPQPIPLNIKIFLIASPRLYYLMYTYDEDVRKLFRVKSEFDWELDANEENIKKYLGFISSTCCRYQLSHLDRKAVERVLWYSSRLASDRRKLSVRFGEISGLIRESCNIASQRNEKVVREEDVKKAIEQMEERVNLMQIKYDSQIKSYDLMIETTGRKIGQVNGLTVLDLADHSFGIPAKITAKVHLGKPGIVDIQREADLSGKVHSKAVLTIEGFFGERYAQYVPLSISASLSFEQVYGVVEGDSASVAEVVALISAIAKIPVNQEIAVTGSMNQHGEVQPVGGVTEKVEGFHRACKLRGLTGNQGVIIPKANLKNLILKEDVLNDIQKGLFHIWAIEYIDEAIEILTDKKAGKMTRSGTYQRGSVNDQVIKALKKAKELAEGKNLQRKKRKKK
- the uvrA gene encoding excinuclease ABC subunit UvrA, whose translation is MLDSIKVKGARVHNLKNISVEIPKNKITVVTGLSGSGKSTLAMDTIYAEGQRRYLESLSTYARQFLGELKKPDVDYIEGLSPAIAIDQKSVSHNPRSTVGTTTEIYDYLRVLFSKIGEPHCPSCGRHVEKKDVDQIVKDLFTKFQPSARLYILSPVITDKKGTFKKEFSAYLSKGFVRAEVDGQIVRLEEIEELDKNKRHTIKLVIDRLELNENERHRIADDIEIAFRESSGFVQIRNIDSNEELTFSQHMMCPVCNIGLPEINPKLFSFNNPYGACPNCHGLGYNLQVDPQLVIDERLSIDQGAIVPYHSDGYYLSYIKRLVHALGGSTDTPFAELPQHIQEAILYGYGDFEGIINNLERRYRETESEEIKEWIERKFIVQRTCPVCGGKKLKPEALAVTIKGMNIIDFTQMTIEKAHEFILNLQASFTDREQKIVGELVEEIKKRFRFMLDVGLGYLTLSRTVNTLSGGEAQRIRLATQIGSGLTGVTYVLDEPTIGLHQRDNIRLINTLKKLRDLGNTVIVVEHDEEVIKSADYIVDLGPLGGENGGQVVYSGPTGRLINNPNGSLTGQYLAGLKKIDYPRSRRVGNGKKLTIVGAKHNNLKDITVKIPLGTFVCVTGVSGSGKSSLIIDTLYPVLMNEIYKTRLPVGAHEKIEGIENVDKVIAIDQSPIGRTPRSNPATYTKVFDDIRELFAMTAEAKARGYDKSRFSFNLKGGRCEACQGHGFVKIEMLFLPDVYVECEVCKGRRYNEETLQVRYKGKNIHEVLEMSVDEALEFFKNVPHVFRTLSLLSEVGLGYIKLGQPATTLSGGESQRVKLASELKKIATGKTLYILDEPTVGLHFEDVRKLIGVLHRLVDKGNTVIVIEHNLDVIKNADYVIDLGPEGGDEGGYIVACGTPEEVAMVESSHTGRFLAKVLE
- a CDS encoding CehA/McbA family metallohydrolase, whose amino-acid sequence is MRKSLTILFLFSCLAVFSYNFYFANIHAHTNFSDGQGTPTQAYEYAKDYVDVQGVTDHAYYFRQTINGMDKLLLTESIARQSTKDGEFVALWGFEWTGGVGHINVYGTRNWTDRNESDLKNLYKWIVQNKALAQFNHPGVTYGNFYDFDYDLEADQYINLIEVGNGNTTNRTITKEMYLNYKLALDKGWHVGATANQDNHRPNWGSANDTRTVILADSLTYESIMDALKNRRVYASEDKDAKVIFKCNDQWMGSILKDATQLLFEIQLQDDEPFYEVTLVSQSGDVKTWRINSNEFKMQYTCEPSDGYEWYFLYVIQRDWDEIITAPIWIQRGDVYVVNLRANPQQNGVEVYFDLINSSYESTQCDLQVYVANQSQTLQVSTDPRTKKELRFSFKDIPVGVQNITITLNGHKAQTALVEIKENFITIDQSHENKYQDFWKSVEEYLKENGFQVRYSSTYLKKVPITPCLFLALPKKGGFPESMALNDFEIDNLVLYYQSGGKIVFVALPDSIVEESYNRLLEKLLSGAKFVQKDRILLQVNDLLFDRYIKDSIFFISCENPDELLKFVGGRL
- a CDS encoding polysaccharide pyruvyl transferase family protein, which encodes MKNALVFGYYGYDNLGDELLCQATIDLLKRARFDKVYLLVPKHKIEDYKQKYVCPINRFDPISIINAILHSNCVICGGGGIFQDQTSLRSFIYYSSIVILSIFFRRPVILLANSLGPVKRRFSRKVLRYILSRKKVFLIARDGISARYAKRFSKNVYEGTDLAIMTLEKISQDRQKKLQATFCLKAPIKFPEILNFLKYMGFEKFILAPLSPQDQKISQSLLREYPELELSTNPINDIASSSIVISQRMHGCLISAYFGVPFVAVNNSKATRFMRKYLPSYAGYTNEDPSDIIMAITKLAGKSLNIKERLLSDSRKMEEDFMKLLKPLCR
- the tsaB gene encoding tRNA (adenosine(37)-N6)-threonylcarbamoyltransferase complex dimerization subunit type 1 TsaB; its protein translation is MKIFALDSSSEKLVMCYADDQDIFTLTYKGTERHASKLAPVVKSFLDCVNKSIENIDYFGCGVGPGSLTGLRIGIAFIQGMACSLSKFVIPVVSLELIASNFCYHRGEIVIVKRAREGYVYLACYKKDEQILSPTVMEIQTVKEFLRNLRDPIIAGDAKHYFEDFGVVCSDELEDIKGEILAAKVLTKAREKMIIQPHELEPLYLQKSIAEMNFEKRQS
- the glmS gene encoding glutamine--fructose-6-phosphate transaminase (isomerizing); the encoded protein is MCGVFGIIYKEQRKDLGEILTDAARRLIYRGYDSVGVSAITKEGEIELRKDVGIVDEVSERLNFKELKGFKGIAQLRWATFGVPSQKNAQPHYDCDKDMVGAHNGNIVNTVQLRKMFIEEGHTIRSENDGEIVVHAIEKFHDQYKEMNIAIQKASELLKGDFACVFTRTDDDKMYCIKRGSSLYLGVGKDFICISSDLPSIIPLTRRIVPLRDGEYVEFTWNNFSIRSIKTGELIEREPQIMDISSEATSKLGYEHYMLKEIYEQPERISALLEFLKFDMDLTRYVNLLVRARHIFLVGAGSSYHAALVGSYLFNKLAKKVAIPCEAGRFIENYADSVKQEDVVILVSQSGETKDVINVLNNIEGRTTILSIVNVMGSTVMMRSLLNIPLCCELEISVPATKTFMNQLVTFYYLAAKMSFDDQYLRDVKVLPDLVKKTLQVSETQIQDLINSEIDFASSYMLGYGITHGIALEGALKIKEVLYNHVEGLFSSEFKHGSLSSVCENYPVFFITHSSQASMIISHINEVTCRKGSAIVLSNKSEEIFSNATRVIEYPDCPWYLSPFLAVVPLQLLAYHLSVKNGKNPDLPRNLSKTITVD
- a CDS encoding 2-hydroxyacyl-CoA dehydratase subunit D, which translates into the protein MSKKSVGFGKVLRKYFNKPIFVKFLLKAGLSLELSRRKMVAFVRNDFTTWMDYFALDGVCRAVNGNKTAWVNMFFPVEIVFAFGLNCVSAEGLSGMFASMFLEDLAIQKAESFGISRNLCTFHRTGIGISMLEILPKPVFVGTTNVLCDGNIPTFTTYSSVNSVPLYVIDVPREDNQENQSYLTEQLEALIYKLENQLKKKFNYSALQEILRKEKQSLDIIREAYLELCENPISMELYQHVNVLYAFHLRPNQLLKAAKTLSKQRKSFEDDKKTRLLWLHLVPYYDNELYNIFGKNSKFMIVTSEFEWDWLYWNPDPQKPLESLSQKLLKNPEIGDLSKRTNFVTKLARDFKVQGVIHFNHWGCKQSSGSVILLKEKFEQLGIPFLSLDGDCVDHTNQSAAQYKTRIEAFLEMIK